Proteins encoded in a region of the Clostridium butyricum genome:
- the hpf gene encoding ribosome hibernation-promoting factor, HPF/YfiA family: MKVTVIAKNIELTQALKEIVQKKISKLEKYFEVEVEAKATLSVQKNRQIIEVTIPFNGAILRSEESTDDMYKSIDLVEDKLERQIRKQKTRLSRKNNGSLKFAAINDSKVESNEDDEGSLVKVKKFGVKPMDSEEAILQMDLLGHNFFVYQDSESSKVNVVYKRKDGNYGLLEPELI; encoded by the coding sequence ATGAAAGTCACAGTTATAGCAAAAAATATTGAACTAACACAAGCATTAAAGGAGATTGTTCAAAAAAAGATAAGCAAATTGGAAAAGTATTTTGAAGTAGAAGTTGAGGCAAAAGCTACACTTAGTGTTCAAAAAAATAGACAGATAATCGAGGTAACTATACCTTTTAATGGAGCTATTCTAAGAAGTGAAGAGTCAACAGACGATATGTATAAATCAATTGATTTAGTTGAGGATAAATTAGAAAGACAAATAAGAAAGCAAAAAACAAGATTATCTAGAAAAAATAATGGATCATTAAAATTTGCTGCAATTAATGATAGTAAAGTAGAATCAAATGAAGATGATGAAGGAAGTTTGGTTAAAGTTAAAAAATTTGGAGTTAAACCTATGGATTCAGAAGAGGCAATACTTCAAATGGATTTATTAGGACATAATTTCTTTGTTTATCAAGATTCAGAAAGTAGCAAAGTAAATGTAGTTTATAAAAGAAAAGATGGAAATTATGGTTTGTTAGAACCTGAATTAATATAA
- a CDS encoding ATP-dependent RecD-like DNA helicase — protein MEVLNGFVESIVFKSDDTGYVVCKIRCDNKVISAVGTVPFLKEGQNVKITGYWTVHKQFGNQFNIQEYEEIMPNSLDGIEKYLSAGVIHGIGPVTAKKIIAKFGEETLDIMENSIERLMEIEGIGEKKFQIIYESYIEQQGLKDIILYFHKHGVTNNQCIKIYKKFGPNAKQIVSNNPYILCEEISGIGFKTADRIAMSIGIEKDSNFRIQSGIKYIMNQYCAAGNTYMPKKSVIEECEKNLLITKELIEKNIYDMAATQKIVVESVNNEEAVFLLQYYYCELGVTSKIVTLGLQDIPTINSDIQFEIDVFEKEQKIKFADSQREAILGAFNNGIEIITGGPGTGKTTIIKAIIHIYENNGMKVILGAPTGRAAKRMTESTGREAKTIHRLLEMGVSEEDESVFEKGESSPLDCDVIIIDEASMIDIMLMQSLLKAIKLGTRLIVVGDVDQLPSVGAGNVLRDLIESEYIKVVRLKEIFRQGNESLIVVNAHRINEGKMPLLNQKDKDFFFINGENQDRIVETIKDLINRRLPKFNRSWDRLRDMQILTPMRKGTLGVINLNNSLQEMFNPPEKDKKEKTSRDLVFREGDKVMQTKNNYSLKWFRVSGSGENEGVGVFNGDLGFIQSIDEEKKAMTIIFDDERKVLYDFSFLDELDLAYACTIHKSQGSEFKVVIIPVFMGSPFLMNRNLLYTGITRAKQLVVVVGFQKALMYMINNTNSMERHSALKYRITDIISKDEIESGFEYELDEEFQKGLEEFEEENNE, from the coding sequence ATGGAAGTCCTTAATGGTTTTGTTGAAAGTATCGTATTTAAAAGTGATGATACTGGATATGTGGTTTGCAAAATAAGATGTGATAATAAAGTTATTAGTGCAGTTGGAACAGTTCCTTTTTTAAAGGAAGGGCAAAATGTAAAAATTACTGGATATTGGACAGTACATAAGCAGTTTGGAAATCAATTCAACATTCAAGAGTATGAAGAAATAATGCCAAATTCATTAGATGGAATTGAAAAATATTTGAGCGCAGGTGTTATACATGGTATAGGGCCTGTTACGGCTAAAAAAATAATAGCCAAATTTGGTGAGGAAACTCTTGATATAATGGAAAATAGTATTGAAAGATTAATGGAAATTGAAGGCATTGGAGAGAAAAAATTTCAGATAATTTATGAATCATATATTGAACAGCAGGGTCTTAAAGATATAATATTATACTTTCATAAGCATGGAGTTACCAATAATCAGTGTATAAAAATATATAAAAAATTTGGTCCTAATGCAAAACAGATAGTATCAAATAATCCATATATATTATGTGAAGAAATATCTGGAATAGGTTTTAAAACAGCAGATAGAATTGCAATGAGTATAGGTATAGAAAAAGATTCTAACTTTAGAATTCAAAGTGGAATAAAATACATAATGAATCAATATTGTGCTGCTGGAAATACATATATGCCAAAGAAGAGTGTTATTGAAGAGTGTGAAAAAAATTTATTGATAACCAAGGAATTAATAGAAAAAAATATTTATGATATGGCTGCAACTCAGAAAATAGTTGTAGAAAGTGTAAATAACGAAGAGGCAGTTTTTTTACTTCAATATTATTATTGCGAACTTGGTGTTACAAGTAAAATAGTAACATTAGGGCTTCAAGATATTCCTACTATAAATTCAGATATACAATTTGAAATTGATGTATTTGAAAAAGAGCAGAAGATAAAGTTTGCAGATTCTCAAAGAGAAGCAATTCTTGGTGCTTTTAACAATGGAATAGAAATAATAACAGGAGGTCCTGGAACTGGTAAAACAACAATAATAAAAGCTATAATACACATTTATGAGAATAATGGAATGAAGGTAATATTAGGAGCACCAACAGGAAGAGCAGCTAAAAGAATGACTGAATCAACAGGTCGTGAGGCAAAAACAATACACAGACTTTTGGAAATGGGAGTTTCAGAAGAGGATGAATCTGTTTTTGAAAAGGGAGAATCGTCTCCGTTAGATTGTGATGTTATTATTATAGATGAAGCATCTATGATTGACATTATGTTGATGCAGAGTCTTCTTAAAGCAATTAAATTAGGAACAAGGCTTATAGTCGTTGGAGATGTTGATCAGCTTCCATCAGTAGGTGCTGGAAATGTGTTAAGAGATTTAATTGAAAGTGAATACATTAAAGTTGTAAGGCTTAAAGAAATATTCAGGCAGGGAAATGAAAGTCTTATCGTAGTTAATGCTCATAGAATTAATGAAGGTAAGATGCCGTTATTAAATCAGAAAGATAAGGATTTTTTCTTTATAAATGGAGAGAATCAAGATAGAATTGTAGAAACAATAAAAGATTTAATAAATAGGCGACTTCCGAAGTTTAATAGGTCATGGGATAGATTGAGAGATATGCAAATTCTTACACCTATGAGAAAAGGAACGTTAGGTGTAATAAATTTGAATAATAGTCTTCAAGAAATGTTTAATCCTCCAGAGAAAGATAAAAAAGAAAAGACATCCAGAGATCTTGTATTTAGAGAAGGAGATAAAGTTATGCAAACTAAAAATAACTATAGTCTTAAATGGTTTAGAGTTTCTGGAAGTGGTGAAAATGAAGGCGTAGGAGTTTTTAATGGAGATTTAGGATTTATCCAAAGTATAGATGAAGAAAAAAAAGCTATGACTATAATATTTGATGATGAAAGAAAGGTATTGTATGATTTTAGTTTTTTGGATGAGTTAGACTTAGCATATGCTTGTACAATACACAAAAGCCAAGGAAGCGAATTTAAAGTTGTAATTATACCGGTATTCATGGGATCACCGTTTTTAATGAATAGGAATCTTCTTTATACAGGTATTACAAGAGCTAAACAGCTTGTAGTTGTTGTAGGATTTCAGAAGGCATTAATGTATATGATAAATAATACAAATAGTATGGAGAGGCATTCTGCTTTAAAATATAGAATAACAGATATAATATCTAAGGATGAAATTGAAAGTGGCTTTGAATATGAACTAGATGAAGAATTTCAAAAAGGGCTTGAAGAATTTGAAGAAGAGAATAATGAATAG
- the prfB gene encoding peptide chain release factor 2 (programmed frameshift), translating into MNIELEKELSKLSNLKKSIDEMGAHFDRAGLEKELHELECKMQEPGFWDDSKKAEEVTKKSKLIKDKIENYDKLKSQLDDIEVLKDIMEEDDIESANEIIQTIKSIEHEIEDYNMKILLSGEYDKNNAIVTLHVGVGGTDANDWTEMLLRMYTRWCENKGYSVETIDLIAGDEAGIKSVTLKVTGEYVYGYLKAEKGIHRLVRISPYNANGKRQTSFASMEVLPELTKEQDITIRPDDLKVDTYRSSGSGGQHINKTDSAVRITHIPTGIVVQCQNERSQFSNRETAMEMLKSKLVELKERAHKEKIEDLTGELKDMGWGSQIRSYVFHPYSMVKDHRTNVETSNVNGVMDGDIDLFINAFLKQPN; encoded by the exons ATGAATATTGAATTAGAAAAAGAATTATCTAAGCTTTCTAACTTAAAAAAATCTATAGATGAAATGGGGGCT CACTTTGACCGTGCAGGTTTAGAAAAGGAACTTCACGAATTAGAGTGTAAAATGCAGGAACCAGGATTTTGGGATGATTCTAAAAAGGCAGAAGAAGTCACAAAGAAAAGCAAGCTTATAAAAGATAAGATTGAAAATTATGATAAACTAAAATCACAACTTGATGATATAGAAGTATTAAAAGATATTATGGAAGAAGATGATATTGAGTCTGCTAATGAAATAATACAAACAATAAAGTCAATAGAGCATGAGATTGAAGATTACAATATGAAAATACTACTATCTGGAGAATATGATAAGAATAATGCAATAGTAACGCTTCATGTTGGAGTTGGTGGAACTGATGCAAATGATTGGACAGAGATGTTATTAAGAATGTATACAAGATGGTGTGAAAATAAAGGATATTCTGTTGAAACTATTGACTTAATTGCAGGAGATGAAGCAGGAATAAAAAGTGTTACACTAAAGGTAACAGGTGAGTATGTTTATGGATATCTTAAAGCGGAAAAGGGAATACACAGATTGGTTAGAATATCTCCGTATAATGCAAATGGAAAGAGACAGACATCATTTGCATCAATGGAGGTATTACCGGAACTAACAAAGGAACAAGATATAACTATACGCCCTGATGATTTAAAAGTAGATACTTATAGATCGAGTGGTTCTGGAGGTCAGCATATAAATAAAACAGATTCAGCAGTAAGAATAACTCATATTCCAACAGGGATAGTTGTTCAATGTCAGAATGAAAGAAGTCAGTTTTCAAATAGAGAAACTGCAATGGAAATGTTGAAATCAAAACTTGTTGAATTAAAAGAAAGAGCACATAAAGAAAAAATAGAAGATCTTACTGGTGAACTTAAGGATATGGGATGGGGAAGTCAGATAAGGTCATATGTATTTCATCCATACAGTATGGTTAAAGACCATAGGACAAATGTTGAAACTTCAAATGTTAATGGAGTAATGGATGGAGATATAGATTTGTTTATAAATGCATTTTTAAAGCAGCCGAATTAA
- the metK gene encoding methionine adenosyltransferase, producing MRRLFTSESVTEGHPDKMCDQISDGVLDAILEKDPNARVACETCTTTGMVMVMGEISTNCYVDIPKVVRETVREIGYDRAKFGFDCDTCSVMTTIDEQSADIAQGVDEALESRQGEKDNVEAVGAGDQGMMFGFATNETDAYMPLPIYMAHKLSRRLTEVRKNSTLSYLRPDGKTQVTVEYEDEKPVRIDTIVISTQHDEHVTLEQIEKDLKEYVIKAVVPAELLDEKTRYFINPTGRFVVGGPQGDSGLTGRKIIVDTYGGYGRHGGGAFSGKDPTKVDRSAAYAARWVAKNLVASEVADKLEIQLAYAIGVAKPVSITVDTFGTGKLSDDKIVEIVEKVFDLRPGAIIRDLDLRRPIYKQTAAYGHFGRNDLNLPWEQLNKVEEIKKYL from the coding sequence ATGAGAAGATTATTTACTTCAGAATCAGTTACAGAAGGTCATCCAGATAAAATGTGTGACCAAATTTCAGATGGTGTATTAGATGCCATTTTAGAGAAAGATCCTAATGCTAGAGTAGCATGTGAAACATGTACAACTACTGGTATGGTAATGGTAATGGGAGAAATATCAACAAACTGCTACGTTGATATTCCAAAAGTAGTTAGAGAAACTGTAAGAGAAATAGGATACGATAGAGCTAAGTTTGGTTTTGACTGTGATACTTGCTCTGTTATGACAACAATAGATGAACAATCAGCAGACATTGCTCAAGGTGTAGATGAAGCACTTGAATCAAGACAAGGCGAAAAAGATAATGTTGAAGCTGTAGGAGCTGGAGATCAAGGTATGATGTTTGGTTTTGCAACAAATGAAACAGATGCATATATGCCTTTACCTATATACATGGCTCATAAATTATCAAGAAGACTTACTGAAGTTAGAAAGAATTCTACATTAAGCTATTTGAGACCAGATGGTAAGACTCAAGTTACTGTTGAATATGAAGATGAAAAACCAGTAAGAATCGATACAATTGTTATATCAACTCAACATGATGAACATGTAACATTAGAACAAATAGAAAAAGATTTAAAAGAATATGTTATCAAAGCAGTAGTTCCAGCTGAATTATTAGATGAAAAAACTAGGTATTTTATTAATCCAACAGGAAGATTTGTTGTTGGAGGACCACAAGGTGATTCAGGATTGACAGGAAGAAAGATAATTGTTGATACTTATGGTGGATATGGAAGACATGGAGGCGGAGCTTTCTCAGGAAAAGATCCAACAAAAGTAGATAGATCAGCTGCATATGCTGCAAGATGGGTTGCTAAAAATTTAGTTGCTTCAGAAGTAGCAGATAAATTAGAAATTCAATTAGCTTATGCAATTGGAGTTGCTAAGCCAGTATCAATAACTGTGGATACTTTTGGAACAGGAAAATTAAGCGATGATAAAATAGTTGAAATAGTTGAAAAAGTATTTGATTTAAGACCAGGTGCTATAATAAGAGATCTTGATTTAAGAAGACCTATTTATAAGCAAACAGCTGCTTATGGACACTTTGGAAGAAATGATCTTAATTTACCATGGGAACAATTAAATAAGGTTGAAGAAATAAAGAAGTATTTATAA
- a CDS encoding M28 family metallopeptidase: MKKKLSTYYFILLLILIYISTSFFLQFKLYNFNSENVKNTIEILSSDEYEGRLAGSPGCDAASSYIENTFKTLNLKPINSNYKESFDVVTPIPNKKTPYIIITSNGKVIHEYSYGTDFKENMLSFKSSEATFTKSDNVEILTSSIIITQNNKKYLFKVNPTKDFSFRSSFNCNSEYEFCINITTQLYNDILDCLRNNCNVSVQIPYTTTIKPTSNIIGIIKGKSDNLPPLILTAHYDHIGVDSLGNYYDGALDNASGTSFLLELSKNLSSLVKPQRDIIFVALTGEEFGLLGSKNFVSKHLNEIKNADVINFDMIGAPNTPISFVIGTSAKELKDQNTSNTLKYLEDACSKNNLKYDVKIQDSSDHASFNNQGIDAITICHSDLSKIHTPTDKIDYIDSSAIDHVYSIVQKEIYNSSYNKFILILYNQSITFIVVIIFISIITIKNNKKLLKYFKRSKEC; the protein is encoded by the coding sequence ATGAAAAAAAAATTATCAACATATTATTTTATTTTACTATTAATATTAATTTATATTTCTACCTCATTTTTTTTACAATTCAAACTCTATAACTTTAATTCTGAAAATGTAAAAAACACCATAGAAATATTATCATCTGATGAATATGAAGGACGATTAGCTGGATCTCCTGGTTGTGATGCTGCTTCTTCATATATAGAAAATACTTTTAAGACTTTGAATTTAAAACCTATAAATTCAAATTATAAAGAATCATTTGATGTTGTTACCCCTATTCCTAATAAAAAAACTCCGTATATTATTATTACTTCAAATGGAAAAGTGATTCATGAATATTCATATGGTACTGATTTTAAAGAAAATATGCTTAGTTTTAAAAGTTCAGAAGCTACGTTTACCAAATCTGATAATGTTGAAATCCTTACTTCATCAATAATTATTACACAAAATAATAAAAAATATTTATTTAAAGTAAATCCAACTAAAGATTTTAGTTTCCGTAGTTCATTTAATTGCAACTCAGAGTATGAATTCTGCATAAACATAACAACCCAATTATATAATGATATCTTAGATTGTTTACGAAATAATTGTAATGTTTCAGTACAGATTCCTTATACAACTACTATTAAACCAACATCAAATATAATAGGCATAATTAAAGGAAAGTCTGATAATTTACCTCCACTAATATTAACTGCTCATTATGACCACATAGGAGTTGATTCTCTTGGTAACTATTATGACGGTGCATTAGATAATGCTTCAGGAACTTCTTTTTTATTAGAACTTTCTAAAAATTTATCATCTTTAGTAAAACCTCAACGTGATATAATATTCGTCGCCTTAACTGGAGAAGAATTTGGACTTCTAGGTTCTAAAAACTTTGTTTCTAAACATTTAAATGAAATAAAAAATGCTGATGTTATTAATTTTGATATGATTGGTGCTCCAAATACTCCTATTTCATTTGTCATTGGAACTTCTGCAAAAGAACTGAAAGATCAAAATACTTCTAATACACTTAAATATTTAGAAGATGCTTGTTCAAAAAACAATTTGAAATATGATGTAAAAATTCAAGATTCCAGTGATCATGCAAGTTTTAATAATCAAGGTATAGATGCTATTACTATATGTCATTCAGATTTGTCAAAAATTCATACACCTACAGATAAAATTGATTATATTGATTCAAGTGCAATAGATCATGTATACTCAATAGTACAAAAAGAAATTTATAACTCTTCTTATAACAAGTTTATTTTAATATTATATAATCAATCCATTACTTTTATAGTAGTAATTATTTTCATATCCATAATTACTATAAAAAATAACAAAAAATTGTTAAAATATTTTAAACGCTCAAAAGAATGCTAA
- a CDS encoding ComF family protein — protein MGKKSETFIKSINYILKGILEIIYPRESHCIICGEEDSNGLCIKCRNSISRVNNKFNNSIDSYGYYGGVLKELILKFKYYHNFTAGDILSELLEEYIESEFLYKDFVITYIPLSKKSKKKRGFNQCQYLAAKIANDLEIRCMEVLIKKKENKEQKLLKYNERHENVKDIFELKRNVNIKDLKFIIIDDVTTSGATIEEACRILKKYGVKHIKLLTLAKSHI, from the coding sequence ATGGGAAAAAAGTCTGAAACGTTTATAAAATCAATTAATTACATTTTAAAAGGAATACTTGAAATTATATATCCAAGAGAAAGTCATTGTATAATATGTGGTGAAGAAGATTCAAATGGTCTTTGTATAAAGTGTAGAAATAGTATTTCAAGGGTAAATAATAAATTTAATAATAGTATTGATAGTTATGGTTATTATGGTGGAGTATTAAAAGAGTTAATATTAAAGTTTAAATATTATCATAATTTTACAGCAGGAGATATTTTGTCAGAATTATTAGAAGAATATATTGAAAGTGAATTTTTATATAAGGACTTCGTTATTACATATATTCCATTATCAAAAAAATCTAAAAAAAAGAGAGGATTCAATCAATGTCAATATCTTGCTGCTAAAATAGCCAATGATTTAGAGATAAGATGTATGGAAGTTCTAATTAAGAAGAAAGAAAATAAAGAGCAAAAGCTACTTAAATATAATGAGAGACATGAAAATGTAAAAGATATATTTGAGTTAAAGAGAAATGTAAATATTAAAGATTTAAAGTTTATAATCATAGATGACGTAACAACAAGTGGTGCAACAATAGAAGAAGCATGTAGAATTTTAAAAAAATATGGTGTAAAACATATAAAACTATTGACCTTAGCGAAAAGTCATATATAA
- the yyaC gene encoding spore protease YyaC: protein MIKPDTNSNNSKTYSYDLALEISNYISENTVIVCIGTDKCIGDCLGPLVGSILTDNSFPLPVYGTLSSPIHALNIDERLKEIHAIHPDSTIIGVDACLGNQDDVGQVRTRNYAIHPGKGVGKELPEVGIASIIGIVDSSDNSEFFFSRSIRLSFIMDMAKTISKALIDAYNLIC from the coding sequence TTGATAAAGCCGGATACTAATTCTAACAATTCCAAAACATACTCTTACGATTTAGCTTTAGAGATTAGCAATTATATTTCTGAAAATACTGTTATAGTTTGTATTGGTACTGATAAATGCATTGGTGATTGTTTAGGGCCTTTAGTAGGTTCAATATTAACAGATAATAGCTTTCCTCTTCCAGTTTATGGAACATTATCTTCACCAATACATGCTCTAAATATCGATGAACGTCTTAAAGAAATACATGCTATCCATCCTGATTCAACAATTATAGGTGTTGATGCCTGCTTGGGTAATCAAGATGATGTAGGACAAGTTAGAACTAGAAATTATGCTATCCACCCTGGTAAGGGTGTTGGAAAAGAGCTTCCTGAGGTTGGAATTGCATCAATAATTGGCATTGTTGATTCTAGTGATAACTCTGAATTTTTCTTTTCTCGTAGTATCAGACTTTCTTTCATAATGGATATGGCTAAAACAATATCTAAAGCTTTAATCGATGCGTATAACTTAATATGTTAA
- the secA gene encoding preprotein translocase subunit SecA translates to MGLLNALFGTYSEREVKRLKPSIEKINSLDESMQKLSDEELKAKTVEFRERLKNGETLDDILPEAFAVVREASSRVLGMKHYDEQLMGGMVLHQGRISEMKTGEGKTLVATLPAYLNGLSEDGVHIVTVNDYLAKRDAEQMGELYGFLGLTTGVIIHDLNNDQRREAYACDITYGTNNEFGFDYLRDNMVIYKEERVQRPLNFAIVDEVDSILIDEARTPLIISGQGEKSTEFYKVADYFAKKLVAEKDFTKDEKANAILLTDEGIKKAEATFKVENYADADNLELQHYVTQALKANFAMRKDKDYMVKDGEVIIVDEFTGRLMEGRRYSDGLHQAIEAKEGVKIARESKTLATITFQNYFRMYKKLSGMTGTALTEEGEFREIYGLDVIVIPTHRPIARIDNPDLVFSTEKGKFEAVASEVAKAYEKGQPVLVGTVSIEKSELVSHLLKKKGIPHQVLNAKFHEQEAEIISHAGEKGMVTIATNMAGRGTDIKLGEGVLELGGLKIIGTERHESRRIDNQLRGRSGRQGDKGESTFFISLEDDLMRIFGSEKIQGVVEKLGLQEDEAIESKMVSKAIENAQKKVEGNNFDIRKTLLGYDNVMNIQREVIYKQRSEVLEGEDVKEEILSMVREIISKAVNTHITGESDNYREEFLHLMVYLQDMCIPPNSVNLPSLENMSNEEISDSLYKTAIDFYENKEEEFTSERLREIERVVLLKAVDTKWMNHIDNMDHLKQGIGLQAFKQIDPVQAYSMEGSEMFDNMINEIKEETVRLLFHVKIERAPERARVAQETAAVHAESQGAGQQTNNGPIRLQTMVRSNARPGQSGPIQTIKPGQGGPGGVMAPGSGDSASADESNGENPYEGLTHPSQIPVRNEEKHGRNELCPCGSGKKYKNCCGREV, encoded by the coding sequence ATGGGATTATTAAATGCCTTATTTGGAACATACAGTGAAAGAGAAGTTAAAAGACTTAAGCCTTCAATAGAAAAAATAAATTCTTTGGATGAATCAATGCAAAAACTTTCTGATGAAGAATTAAAGGCTAAAACTGTAGAGTTTAGAGAGAGATTAAAAAATGGAGAAACATTAGATGATATTTTACCAGAAGCATTTGCTGTTGTAAGAGAAGCTTCTTCAAGAGTTTTAGGAATGAAGCATTACGATGAACAGCTAATGGGTGGTATGGTTTTACACCAAGGAAGAATATCAGAAATGAAAACTGGTGAAGGTAAAACTTTGGTTGCAACATTACCAGCATATTTAAATGGATTAAGTGAAGACGGTGTTCATATAGTAACAGTTAATGACTACCTTGCAAAAAGAGATGCTGAGCAAATGGGTGAGTTATATGGATTCTTAGGATTAACAACAGGTGTTATTATACATGATTTAAATAATGATCAAAGAAGAGAAGCATATGCATGTGACATAACTTATGGAACAAACAATGAATTTGGATTTGATTACTTAAGAGATAACATGGTTATTTATAAGGAAGAAAGAGTTCAAAGACCATTAAATTTTGCAATTGTTGATGAAGTTGACTCAATTTTAATTGATGAAGCAAGAACTCCACTTATAATATCTGGTCAAGGTGAAAAATCAACTGAATTCTATAAAGTTGCAGATTATTTTGCTAAAAAGCTTGTTGCAGAAAAAGATTTTACAAAAGATGAAAAAGCTAATGCTATACTTTTAACAGATGAAGGTATCAAAAAAGCAGAGGCTACATTTAAAGTAGAAAATTATGCAGATGCTGATAATTTAGAATTACAACATTATGTTACTCAAGCTTTAAAAGCAAATTTTGCTATGAGAAAAGATAAAGATTACATGGTAAAAGATGGAGAAGTAATAATAGTTGACGAATTTACAGGAAGACTTATGGAAGGTAGAAGATACTCAGATGGCCTTCATCAAGCAATAGAAGCTAAGGAAGGTGTTAAGATTGCAAGAGAATCTAAGACATTAGCAACTATTACATTCCAAAATTACTTCAGAATGTATAAAAAGTTATCAGGTATGACTGGTACTGCATTAACTGAAGAAGGTGAATTTAGAGAAATTTATGGCTTAGACGTTATTGTAATTCCAACTCATAGACCAATAGCAAGAATAGATAATCCAGATTTAGTATTTAGTACTGAAAAAGGTAAATTCGAAGCTGTTGCATCAGAAGTTGCTAAAGCTTATGAAAAAGGTCAGCCGGTGTTAGTTGGTACAGTAAGTATTGAAAAATCAGAACTTGTATCACACTTACTTAAGAAAAAAGGAATTCCACATCAAGTATTAAATGCCAAGTTCCATGAACAAGAAGCTGAAATCATCAGTCATGCTGGTGAAAAAGGAATGGTTACTATAGCTACTAATATGGCAGGTAGAGGTACGGATATTAAACTTGGAGAAGGCGTTCTTGAATTAGGTGGACTTAAGATAATAGGTACTGAAAGACATGAATCAAGAAGAATAGATAATCAGTTAAGAGGACGTTCAGGTAGACAGGGAGATAAAGGGGAATCTACATTCTTTATCTCATTAGAAGATGACTTAATGAGAATTTTTGGTTCAGAAAAAATTCAAGGTGTAGTTGAAAAACTAGGTCTTCAAGAAGATGAAGCAATTGAAAGTAAGATGGTTTCTAAAGCTATTGAAAATGCTCAAAAGAAGGTTGAAGGTAATAACTTTGATATAAGAAAGACATTATTAGGATATGATAATGTAATGAATATTCAAAGAGAAGTAATTTACAAGCAAAGATCAGAAGTTCTTGAGGGTGAGGATGTTAAGGAAGAAATCTTATCAATGGTTAGAGAAATAATCAGTAAAGCTGTTAATACTCATATTACAGGTGAAAGTGATAATTATAGAGAAGAATTCTTACACTTAATGGTTTATTTACAAGACATGTGTATACCACCAAATAGCGTTAATTTACCAAGTCTTGAAAATATGTCAAATGAAGAGATTTCTGATAGTTTATATAAAACAGCAATTGATTTTTATGAAAACAAAGAAGAAGAATTTACTTCTGAAAGATTAAGAGAAATAGAAAGAGTAGTTCTTTTAAAAGCTGTTGATACTAAGTGGATGAATCATATTGATAACATGGATCATTTAAAACAAGGTATTGGTTTGCAAGCATTTAAACAAATTGATCCAGTTCAAGCATATTCAATGGAAGGTAGTGAAATGTTTGATAATATGATCAATGAAATTAAAGAAGAAACTGTAAGATTATTATTCCATGTTAAGATTGAAAGAGCACCTGAAAGAGCAAGAGTAGCTCAAGAAACAGCAGCAGTTCATGCTGAAAGTCAAGGTGCAGGACAACAAACAAACAATGGTCCTATTAGATTACAAACTATGGTAAGATCTAATGCAAGACCAGGTCAAAGTGGTCCTATTCAAACAATAAAACCAGGCCAAGGTGGTCCAGGTGGAGTTATGGCACCAGGTTCAGGAGATTCAGCATCAGCAGATGAATCTAATGGTGAAAATCCATATGAAGGTTTAACTCATCCTTCTCAAATTCCTGTTAGAAATGAAGAAAAACATGGAAGAAATGAGTTATGCCCTTGTGGAAGTGGTAAAAAATATAAAAACTGTTGTGGAAGAGAAGTTTAA